One genomic window of Ruminococcus gauvreauii includes the following:
- a CDS encoding helix-turn-helix domain-containing protein has product MDYRKIKEIMKDRKYTLEELSELSGIPLSTLSKITSGITPNPRYDTMAAIAQALNCSLDEFSETAPKISYTFKKYSSKFEALPPYWKNYITFNIDLEYNRLLHKVSKDKILLKCFEFFNPEVGRVEYSIRITRNLVVDCNSLTAECTFGIILHTNKLSPSFFKHSILGFQYADWIQPKNGEIWLFLHNGYLIIGRFYRKRNMMLLKSLTDTQHDLVMTDPNDYKRMGRYLGVIPFPENFSPG; this is encoded by the coding sequence ATGGACTACAGAAAAATAAAAGAAATTATGAAAGACAGGAAGTATACGCTTGAGGAATTGTCCGAACTGAGCGGGATTCCGCTGAGTACACTTTCAAAAATCACAAGCGGCATCACACCGAATCCCAGATACGACACGATGGCAGCGATCGCCCAGGCACTGAACTGTTCCCTTGATGAGTTTTCCGAAACCGCTCCCAAGATATCTTACACCTTCAAAAAATACTCTTCAAAATTCGAGGCACTTCCTCCGTACTGGAAAAATTACATCACCTTCAACATCGATCTTGAATATAACCGTCTGCTGCATAAAGTGTCAAAAGATAAAATTCTGCTGAAATGTTTTGAATTTTTCAATCCTGAAGTTGGGAGAGTTGAATATAGTATCCGTATCACACGAAACCTTGTGGTAGATTGTAATTCTCTGACTGCGGAATGTACGTTCGGTATTATTCTGCACACGAACAAGCTTTCTCCCAGTTTTTTTAAACATTCTATTCTGGGATTTCAGTACGCTGACTGGATTCAGCCTAAAAACGGCGAAATATGGTTGTTTCTGCACAACGGATATCTGATCATCGGACGGTTTTACCGGAAAAGAAATATGATGCTGCTGAAATCCCTTACAGATACCCAGCATGATCTGGTGATGACCGACCCGAATGATTACAAGCGGATGGGACGTTATCTTGGAGTCATTCCCTTTCCGGAAAACTTTTCACCAGGCTGA